A region of Paractinoplanes abujensis DNA encodes the following proteins:
- the pdxH gene encoding pyridoxamine 5'-phosphate oxidase, producing MRRDYTERGALLEAELAADWRTQFAAWFDEAVELGLPEPNAMIVSTATPEGRPSARTVLLKEYDERGFVFFTNYESRKGSELTANPYASLVFPWFPIQRQVLVTGVAERVSRAETEAYFASRPRGSQLGAWASPQSSVLPDRAAVEAGLAAAQERFGDGPIPAPGHWGGFLVVPETVEFWQGRSSRLHDRLRFVRTGNGSWAVERLAP from the coding sequence ATGCGGCGTGACTACACCGAGCGGGGCGCCCTGCTCGAAGCCGAGCTGGCGGCGGACTGGCGCACCCAGTTCGCGGCCTGGTTCGACGAAGCGGTCGAGTTGGGCCTGCCCGAGCCGAACGCCATGATCGTCTCGACCGCGACACCGGAGGGCCGGCCGAGCGCACGCACGGTGCTGCTCAAGGAGTACGACGAGCGCGGTTTTGTGTTCTTCACCAACTACGAGTCGCGCAAGGGCTCCGAGCTCACCGCCAACCCGTACGCGAGCCTGGTCTTCCCGTGGTTTCCGATCCAGCGCCAGGTGCTGGTGACCGGGGTGGCCGAGCGGGTGAGCCGGGCCGAGACCGAGGCGTATTTCGCCTCCCGGCCGCGCGGTTCGCAGCTGGGCGCCTGGGCCAGTCCGCAATCGTCGGTGCTGCCGGATCGCGCGGCGGTCGAGGCGGGGCTGGCCGCGGCTCAGGAGCGGTTCGGTGACGGCCCGATCCCGGCCCCCGGGCACTGGGGCGGCTTCCTGGTCGTGCCCGAGACGGTCGAGTTCTGGCAGGGCCGGAGCAGCCGGCTGCACGATCGGCTGCGCTTCGTCCGTACGGGAAACGGGTCCTGGGCCGTCGAGAGGCTCGCGCCGTGA
- a CDS encoding citrate synthase 2, whose amino-acid sequence MTDFKPGLEDVVAFETEIADPDEAGGALRYRGVDIEDLIGQVSFGNVWGLLVDGRFGPGLPPAEPFPVPVHSGDIRVDVQSAVAMLAPYWGLDQLLDISDEQARRDLARVSVTALSFVAQAARGLGLPAVPQKDIDKAETIVERFMRRWRGEPDPRHVKAVDAYFISAAEHGMSASTLTTRVVASTGADVAACISSGIGALSGPLDGGAPARVLTMLEDVERSGDAESYVREVLDRGERLMGFGHRLYRAEDPRADVLKRTARELGAPRYEVAVALERAALAELQARKPDRPLPTNVEFWSAVVLDFAEVPGHMFSSMFTCARVAGWSAHVLEQKRLGRVVHPTVRYVGPAPRKPQQVEGWAELSHNV is encoded by the coding sequence GTGACCGACTTCAAGCCCGGGCTCGAGGACGTCGTCGCCTTCGAGACCGAGATCGCGGACCCCGACGAGGCCGGCGGCGCGCTGCGCTATCGCGGCGTCGACATCGAGGACCTGATCGGTCAGGTCTCGTTCGGCAACGTCTGGGGGCTGCTCGTCGACGGACGGTTCGGCCCGGGGCTGCCCCCGGCGGAGCCGTTCCCGGTGCCGGTGCACTCCGGCGACATCCGGGTCGACGTGCAGTCGGCGGTCGCGATGCTGGCGCCGTACTGGGGGCTCGACCAGCTGCTCGACATCAGCGACGAGCAGGCCCGGCGCGACCTGGCCCGGGTGTCGGTGACCGCGCTCTCCTTCGTCGCCCAGGCCGCCCGGGGGCTGGGCCTGCCCGCCGTCCCGCAGAAGGACATCGACAAGGCCGAGACGATCGTCGAGCGGTTCATGCGCCGCTGGCGGGGCGAGCCCGACCCGCGCCACGTCAAGGCCGTCGACGCCTACTTCATCTCGGCCGCCGAGCACGGCATGAGCGCCTCCACGCTGACCACCCGTGTGGTCGCCTCGACGGGCGCCGACGTGGCCGCCTGCATCTCGTCGGGCATCGGCGCGCTCTCCGGCCCGCTCGACGGCGGCGCCCCGGCCCGCGTGCTCACGATGCTGGAGGATGTCGAACGCAGCGGCGACGCCGAGTCGTACGTGCGTGAGGTCCTCGACCGCGGCGAGCGGCTGATGGGCTTCGGGCACCGGCTCTACCGTGCCGAGGACCCGCGGGCCGACGTGCTCAAGCGCACCGCCCGCGAGCTGGGCGCCCCGCGCTACGAGGTGGCCGTCGCACTCGAACGGGCCGCGCTGGCCGAACTGCAGGCCCGCAAACCGGACCGGCCGCTGCCCACCAACGTGGAGTTCTGGTCGGCCGTCGTGCTCGACTTCGCCGAGGTGCCGGGCCACATGTTCAGCTCGATGTTCACTTGCGCCCGGGTGGCCGGCTGGAGTGCGCACGTGCTGGAGCAGAAACGCCTGGGCCGGGTCGTGCACCCCACGGTCCGCTATGTGGGACCGGCCCCGCGTAAGCCGCAGCAGGTCGAAGGCTGGGCCGAGCTCTCGCATAATGTTTGA
- the serC gene encoding phosphoserine transaminase: MTVTDIRIPDTIRPVDGRFGSGPSKVRPEGVESLSAVSRTFLGTSHRQKTVKDQVARLRRGLAEFFSMPEGYEVVLSNGGTSAFWETATFGLVRDKAQFAEFGEFGAKFAKAVTDAPFLADPTVHKAPGGQAAYLTAEAGVDVYASVHNETSTGVAVPVRRVAGADEGALLLTDATSGGGSLDVDLRETDVYYLAPQKALGSDGGVWLALMSPAAIERAFEIKRSGRYIPQFLDLVTAIEQSRLEQTYNTPALATVFLAAEQLDWMNAQGGLAWAVKRSAESAAAIYNWADRSPYATPFVTDPALRSAAVATIDFEGVDAAAIAKVLRANDVVDTEPYRKLGRNQLRVALYPTVEPSDVAALTACIDYVAERLGG, translated from the coding sequence TTGACCGTGACTGACATCCGGATCCCCGACACGATCAGGCCCGTCGACGGACGCTTCGGCTCCGGCCCGAGCAAGGTGCGCCCCGAGGGCGTCGAGTCGCTGTCCGCGGTGTCCCGCACCTTCCTGGGCACGTCGCACCGGCAGAAGACGGTGAAGGACCAGGTGGCCCGTCTGCGCCGCGGCCTGGCCGAGTTCTTCTCGATGCCCGAGGGCTACGAGGTCGTTCTGTCCAACGGCGGCACCAGCGCCTTCTGGGAGACGGCGACCTTCGGGCTCGTCCGCGACAAGGCGCAGTTCGCCGAGTTCGGCGAGTTCGGGGCCAAGTTCGCCAAGGCCGTCACCGACGCGCCGTTCCTGGCCGACCCGACAGTGCACAAGGCCCCCGGTGGGCAGGCGGCCTACCTGACCGCCGAGGCCGGGGTGGACGTCTACGCCTCGGTCCACAACGAGACGTCGACCGGCGTGGCCGTGCCCGTCCGCCGCGTCGCGGGCGCCGACGAGGGCGCGCTGCTGCTCACCGACGCGACCTCCGGCGGCGGCAGCCTCGACGTCGACCTGCGCGAGACCGACGTCTACTACCTGGCCCCGCAGAAGGCCCTCGGGTCGGACGGCGGCGTCTGGCTGGCCCTGATGTCCCCCGCCGCCATCGAGCGCGCCTTCGAGATCAAGCGGAGCGGCCGCTACATCCCCCAGTTCCTCGACCTGGTCACCGCGATTGAGCAGTCCCGCCTGGAGCAGACGTACAACACGCCCGCCCTGGCCACCGTGTTCCTGGCCGCCGAGCAGCTCGACTGGATGAACGCGCAGGGCGGCCTGGCCTGGGCCGTGAAGCGGAGCGCGGAGAGCGCCGCCGCGATCTACAACTGGGCCGACCGATCCCCGTACGCGACCCCGTTCGTCACCGACCCGGCCCTGCGCTCGGCCGCCGTGGCCACGATCGACTTCGAGGGGGTCGACGCCGCGGCCATCGCCAAGGTGCTGCGGGCCAACGACGTGGTCGACACCGAGCCGTACCGCAAGCTCGGCCGCAACCAGTTGCGGGTCGCGCTCTACCCGACGGTCGAGCCCTCCGATGTGGCCGCCCTGACGGCGTGCATCGATTACGTGGCCGAGCGCCTCGGAGGGTGA
- the sepH gene encoding septation protein SepH codes for MRPVRFVALSEDGQAMVLADEVGRLLALPIDDRVSGAIGHDGHPVSPGTAVAVMAPDAQPSLSPRDIQARIRSGESAEEVARIAGVPVDRVLRYAGPVLQERAMLAQHARRTRLKTSDSGAPLAEVVDSRLAQHGIDTEKISWDAYRRDDGTWRIVATWPSGKATAQAIWDLDKGRQVVSPHDDMAQYLCAERPTQILGQEPAPERAFTERGGHGLPGPSRSAEPTRGGHGLPADSPAARPVRDPIRAGRDALLASLDRPLSPSAGSRSLDAGPAETPRRPVAGGAAALLGGGAGSAFDEDSDLPKEVPAVPSLAVLRPRRTVGQGQQQPAETDEAKPRKRLPSWDDVLFGGGPAARESS; via the coding sequence ATGCGGCCGGTACGCTTCGTCGCCCTTTCCGAGGACGGCCAGGCCATGGTGCTCGCCGACGAGGTCGGCCGGCTCCTGGCGCTTCCGATCGACGACCGGGTCTCCGGTGCGATCGGCCACGACGGACACCCGGTGTCACCGGGCACAGCCGTCGCGGTCATGGCCCCCGACGCCCAGCCGTCGCTGTCCCCGCGCGACATCCAGGCCCGCATCCGCTCCGGTGAGTCGGCCGAAGAGGTCGCCCGCATCGCGGGCGTGCCGGTCGACCGGGTGCTGCGTTACGCCGGTCCGGTGCTGCAGGAGCGCGCCATGCTGGCGCAGCACGCCCGCCGCACCCGCCTCAAGACCTCGGACTCCGGGGCCCCGCTGGCCGAAGTGGTCGACAGCCGCCTGGCCCAGCACGGCATCGACACCGAGAAGATCTCGTGGGACGCCTACCGCCGCGACGACGGCACGTGGCGCATCGTCGCCACCTGGCCCTCCGGCAAGGCGACCGCGCAGGCCATCTGGGATCTCGACAAGGGACGCCAGGTCGTCTCGCCGCACGACGACATGGCGCAATACCTGTGCGCCGAGCGGCCCACCCAGATCCTCGGGCAGGAGCCCGCCCCCGAGCGAGCGTTCACCGAGCGTGGCGGTCACGGCCTGCCCGGCCCCTCGCGCTCGGCCGAGCCCACACGCGGCGGTCATGGCCTGCCCGCCGACTCCCCTGCGGCCCGCCCGGTGCGCGACCCGATCCGGGCCGGCCGCGACGCGCTGCTGGCGTCGCTCGACCGTCCGCTCAGCCCGTCCGCGGGCAGCCGCAGCCTCGACGCCGGCCCCGCCGAAACTCCGCGCCGCCCGGTCGCCGGTGGAGCCGCGGCCCTGCTCGGCGGTGGCGCCGGTTCGGCCTTCGACGAAGACTCCGACCTGCCCAAGGAGGTGCCGGCCGTGCCTTCGCTGGCCGTCCTCCGCCCCCGCCGCACGGTGGGCCAGGGCCAGCAGCAGCCCGCCGAAACCGACGAGGCCAAGCCCCGCAAGCGCCTCCCCAGCTGGGACGACGTCCTGTTCGGCGGCGGCCCGGCCGCCCGCGAGTCATCCTGA
- a CDS encoding 2'-5' RNA ligase family protein: protein MVFLGTVTDPPPAAPAAAGRTATAPSNATPSGPAAPTDSASPSEHAAPTDSVSPSKHATPANSASPSKHAAPTDSASPSGRATTERIAALLGDLPPSEALELRFAGGGRFGSACWAGVDGDLAALSELREGLRDALTLGGFPSDDRPFHPHLTVSYHPDPALRRALAGYQGTPWPVTEFSLVQSADGRYERLATWPL, encoded by the coding sequence CTGGTCTTCCTCGGCACCGTCACGGACCCGCCGCCCGCAGCGCCCGCCGCTGCGGGCCGGACTGCCACGGCACCCTCCAACGCCACACCCTCCGGCCCGGCCGCACCCACCGACTCAGCTTCGCCCTCCGAGCACGCCGCACCCACCGACTCGGTCTCGCCCTCCAAGCACGCCACGCCCGCCAACTCAGCCTCGCCCTCCAAGCACGCCGCACCCACCGACTCAGCCTCGCCCTCCGGCCGCGCCACCACTGAGCGCATCGCCGCACTATTGGGCGATTTGCCGCCTTCGGAAGCTTTGGAGCTGCGGTTCGCCGGCGGTGGACGATTCGGTTCGGCCTGCTGGGCCGGGGTGGACGGTGACCTGGCCGCACTGAGCGAGCTGCGCGAGGGCCTCCGGGATGCGCTGACGCTGGGCGGCTTCCCGAGTGACGACCGGCCGTTCCACCCGCATCTGACGGTGTCCTACCACCCGGATCCGGCGCTGCGGCGGGCTCTGGCGGGCTATCAGGGGACGCCGTGGCCGGTAACCGAGTTCTCCCTGGTACAGAGCGCGGACGGTCGCTACGAGCGCTTGGCGACGTGGCCACTCTGA
- a CDS encoding metallophosphoesterase codes for MIADRAPSPLFVAADMHGHRAEFREVLRDAGLIDVRGQWSGQDARLWLLGDYVDRGPDGIGVIDDVQRLTAQAARAGGTVGALVGNHEVQLMAAHLFGTAPVPGWDQVDGFRGGWLRFGGQDTDLRRLSDACVSWIVSRPAMTVVDGHLLVHSDTTAYLEFGDTVPDVNMAVAAAFASRDISAWAEFCRRMSDRGAFRDSELAQPEDSVSTMLRTYGGSTLVHGHSTLTKHFGVAPGEVCEPLRYAAGRVIAIDGGVYEGGRILLTRLL; via the coding sequence ATGATCGCTGATCGAGCGCCGTCGCCGTTGTTCGTCGCCGCCGACATGCACGGTCATCGGGCGGAGTTCCGCGAAGTGTTGCGCGATGCCGGCCTGATTGACGTCCGTGGGCAGTGGTCGGGGCAGGACGCCCGGTTGTGGCTGCTGGGCGACTACGTCGATCGTGGACCCGACGGTATTGGTGTGATCGACGATGTTCAGCGGCTGACGGCGCAGGCCGCCCGGGCCGGTGGCACGGTGGGCGCGCTGGTCGGTAATCACGAGGTGCAGCTGATGGCGGCGCATCTCTTCGGCACCGCCCCGGTGCCCGGCTGGGATCAGGTGGACGGTTTCCGAGGCGGCTGGCTGCGCTTCGGTGGGCAGGACACCGACCTTCGCCGGCTCAGCGACGCCTGCGTCTCATGGATCGTTTCGCGGCCGGCCATGACGGTGGTCGACGGTCACCTCCTGGTGCACTCCGACACCACCGCGTACCTCGAATTCGGCGACACCGTTCCCGATGTCAACATGGCCGTGGCCGCCGCCTTCGCCAGTCGTGACATCAGCGCCTGGGCCGAATTCTGCCGGCGCATGAGCGACCGCGGCGCGTTCCGCGACAGTGAGCTCGCCCAGCCGGAGGATTCCGTCAGTACGATGCTGCGGACATACGGCGGCTCGACACTCGTGCATGGGCACAGCACACTGACCAAGCACTTCGGCGTAGCGCCCGGGGAGGTGTGCGAACCCCTGCGATATGCCGCCGGCCGGGTCATCGCCATCGACGGTGGCGTATATGAAGGCGGTCGAATCCTGCTCACGCGCCTCCTCTGA
- a CDS encoding DUF4241 domain-containing protein, translated as MSYLPDFSVLLKSGSRVVREGAEYVIEDRLVGVVTAPSGQIVGCDPLTDAREVLPFIVTVPPGRYELRAWVASIHQGISGTDIRTVALQLVVSAQPTMRWELAVTEGQDLADLGPDGFFGYPVDAGVGTLADLVAVRALADWDFDRLDDVYIPPQVPAAPAPIDAITDEATEANVITVSSGWGDGVYPTFVGRAADGHVTAFVTDFMVIPESAAKV; from the coding sequence GTGTCTTATTTGCCCGACTTTTCGGTGCTGCTGAAAAGTGGCAGCCGTGTCGTTCGCGAGGGTGCCGAGTACGTCATCGAAGACCGTTTGGTCGGCGTGGTGACGGCACCGAGCGGACAGATCGTCGGATGCGACCCGCTGACGGATGCCCGCGAGGTGCTGCCTTTCATCGTGACGGTTCCGCCGGGTCGGTATGAGTTGCGCGCGTGGGTCGCGTCGATTCACCAGGGCATAAGCGGAACGGACATTCGCACTGTCGCGCTGCAGTTGGTTGTCAGTGCGCAGCCGACGATGCGGTGGGAGCTTGCTGTGACTGAGGGCCAAGATCTGGCTGATCTGGGGCCAGACGGGTTCTTCGGTTACCCCGTCGATGCGGGAGTCGGCACTCTGGCTGATCTGGTGGCCGTGCGAGCGCTAGCGGATTGGGACTTCGACCGCTTGGACGACGTGTATATCCCGCCTCAAGTTCCGGCTGCTCCGGCGCCCATTGACGCGATCACCGATGAGGCCACTGAAGCGAATGTGATCACTGTCAGCTCCGGGTGGGGTGACGGGGTCTATCCCACCTTCGTCGGACGTGCCGCCGACGGTCATGTCACCGCCTTCGTCACCGATTTCATGGTGATCCCGGAGTCGGCTGCGAAGGTGTGA
- a CDS encoding MFS transporter produces the protein MRSVLNTTFRSLRVRNYRLFATGQLVKLVGVWMMFTAQDWLVLDLSGNSPSALGLVTSLQFLPVLLLTLYAGKLADRFDKRRLLVIANAAFALTAVGLAVIVASGHVQLWHVFLFAGLLGIANAVETPVRQAFVSELVELRLLPNALALSAATFNTARIGGPALAGVALALFGTGPVFLISTVVAIAPIFSYTAMRADELRPAARQAKKDARILDGLRYVGRRSDLVMPIALMFVVGMIGFNFPVTLAALAKIDFNAGPSTFGLLTTALAVGALGGALAGSARRARPNAYIVIGAAIAFGALEFAVGFAPNFVVAMLVLVPTGFFSIYLAQAANHRVQMGVDPAYRGRVMALYVLVFLGTTPIGASLAGWWGERFGVASSISGAGVVCFVAAVAALIWQLRSNGERIEMTLRPRPRLTLVPPVAASAPVVQEKLPTAA, from the coding sequence GTGCGGTCCGTGCTGAACACCACTTTCCGGTCCCTCAGGGTTCGCAACTACCGGCTCTTCGCCACCGGCCAGCTCGTGAAGCTGGTCGGCGTGTGGATGATGTTCACCGCCCAGGACTGGCTGGTGCTCGACCTGTCCGGCAACTCACCCAGCGCCCTCGGCCTGGTGACGTCGCTGCAGTTCCTGCCGGTTCTTTTGCTGACCCTGTACGCGGGGAAGCTCGCCGACCGTTTCGACAAGCGCCGGCTGCTCGTGATCGCCAACGCCGCGTTCGCGCTCACCGCGGTCGGCCTCGCCGTCATCGTCGCCTCGGGACATGTCCAGCTCTGGCACGTGTTCCTCTTCGCCGGCCTGCTCGGCATCGCCAACGCCGTCGAGACCCCGGTCCGCCAGGCGTTCGTCTCCGAACTGGTCGAGTTGCGGCTGCTGCCCAACGCGCTCGCCCTCTCCGCGGCCACTTTCAACACGGCCCGGATCGGTGGACCGGCCCTGGCCGGCGTCGCGCTCGCGCTCTTCGGCACCGGCCCGGTCTTCCTGATCTCCACGGTCGTGGCGATCGCCCCGATCTTCAGCTACACCGCCATGCGCGCGGACGAGCTGAGGCCGGCCGCCCGGCAGGCCAAGAAGGACGCCCGCATCCTCGACGGCCTCCGCTACGTGGGCCGCCGCTCCGACCTCGTGATGCCGATCGCCCTGATGTTCGTGGTCGGCATGATCGGCTTCAACTTCCCGGTCACGCTGGCCGCGCTGGCCAAGATTGACTTCAACGCCGGCCCGTCCACCTTCGGCCTGCTCACCACCGCCCTCGCGGTCGGCGCGCTCGGTGGTGCCCTGGCCGGCAGCGCCCGCCGGGCCCGGCCCAACGCGTACATCGTGATCGGTGCGGCCATCGCGTTCGGCGCCCTCGAATTCGCGGTCGGCTTCGCCCCCAACTTCGTGGTCGCCATGCTCGTGCTGGTCCCCACCGGGTTCTTCTCGATCTATCTGGCCCAGGCGGCCAACCACCGGGTGCAGATGGGCGTCGACCCCGCCTACCGTGGCCGCGTCATGGCCCTCTACGTGCTGGTGTTCCTGGGCACCACGCCGATCGGGGCGTCGCTGGCCGGCTGGTGGGGCGAGCGTTTCGGGGTCGCGTCGAGCATCTCGGGCGCCGGGGTGGTCTGCTTCGTCGCCGCCGTGGCCGCGCTGATCTGGCAGCTCCGCTCGAACGGCGAGCGGATCGAAATGACCCTGCGCCCCCGTCCGCGGCTCACCTTGGTGCCGCCGGTCGCGGCTTCGGCTCCGGTCGTACAGGAGAAGCTTCCGACGGCCGCCTGA
- a CDS encoding MarR family winged helix-turn-helix transcriptional regulator: protein MEWPVVADRGTADELAKALRESIMRLNRRVRQARPVGDLTFSQLSALTSLQLAGALTPRELADVERVQPPTMTKIVGKLEERGLVARTPHPTDGRQVILSATEQGRAVHAQFEQARNEWLATQLADLTPGERETLAQASEILQKISRA from the coding sequence ATGGAGTGGCCCGTGGTGGCGGATCGAGGCACAGCCGATGAGCTGGCCAAGGCCCTGCGCGAGTCGATAATGCGGCTGAACAGGCGGGTCCGGCAGGCCCGCCCGGTCGGTGATCTCACCTTCAGCCAGCTCTCCGCGCTGACCAGCCTCCAACTGGCCGGCGCGCTGACCCCGCGCGAACTCGCCGACGTCGAACGTGTCCAGCCCCCGACGATGACCAAGATCGTCGGGAAGCTGGAGGAACGTGGCCTGGTCGCGCGGACCCCGCACCCGACCGACGGCCGGCAGGTCATCCTGTCGGCCACGGAGCAGGGACGGGCCGTGCACGCCCAGTTCGAGCAGGCGAGAAACGAGTGGCTGGCCACGCAACTGGCCGACCTGACGCCCGGCGAACGGGAAACCCTGGCCCAGGCCTCCGAGATCCTGCAGAAGATCTCCCGCGCCTGA
- a CDS encoding NCS2 family permease has translation MPAKFPRDPGEGRMTAATDTRTPKNGFDRFFEISARGSTLGREVRGGLATFFTMAYIVVLNPLILGNGVDGDGAQLAITALAAGTALVAGLMTILMGVVARFPLALAAGLGVNALVAYEIAPEMTWADAMGLVVIEGVLIAILVLTGLRTMVFRAVPTQLKTAIGVGIGLFLMIIGLVDAGFVRRIPDASGTTVPLELGVGGKLSTWPTVVFVVGLLFTLVLFVRKVRGAILIGILGSTVLAIIVEAIAHPKGWSLNTPKLPEKIVSSPDLSLLGHFNVLDSWSRAGWLVVVMFIFTLLITDFFDTMGTMVAVGQEGELLDSEGMPPRTKEILLVDSVAAAAGGAASVSSNTSYIESAAGVGEGARTGAANLVTGVLFLLAMFLAPLVSVVPFEAASTALVVVGFLMMTAVKQIDWADYTIAVPAFLAITLMPFTYSISNGIGAGIITYVLLKAVTGRAREVHPILYGVAALFVLYFLRGPLETWIL, from the coding sequence ATGCCCGCGAAGTTTCCTCGTGATCCTGGAGAGGGCCGCATGACCGCCGCAACCGATACCCGTACGCCCAAGAATGGTTTTGATCGGTTCTTCGAGATCTCGGCGCGGGGTTCGACCCTGGGCCGGGAGGTTCGCGGTGGCCTGGCCACCTTCTTCACGATGGCCTACATCGTGGTGCTCAACCCGCTGATCCTGGGCAACGGGGTCGACGGCGACGGCGCTCAGCTGGCCATCACCGCCCTGGCCGCGGGCACCGCCCTGGTCGCCGGTCTGATGACGATCCTGATGGGCGTGGTGGCCCGCTTCCCGCTGGCGCTGGCTGCCGGCCTCGGGGTGAACGCATTGGTCGCGTACGAGATCGCCCCCGAGATGACGTGGGCCGACGCGATGGGCCTGGTCGTGATCGAGGGTGTGCTGATCGCCATCCTGGTGCTCACCGGCCTGCGCACGATGGTCTTCCGCGCCGTGCCGACCCAGCTCAAGACGGCGATCGGCGTCGGCATCGGCCTGTTCCTGATGATCATCGGGCTGGTCGACGCGGGCTTCGTGCGCCGCATCCCGGACGCGTCCGGCACCACCGTCCCGCTCGAGCTCGGCGTCGGCGGCAAGCTGTCCACCTGGCCCACCGTCGTCTTCGTGGTCGGCCTGCTCTTCACGCTGGTGCTGTTCGTCCGCAAGGTGCGCGGCGCGATCCTGATCGGCATCCTCGGCAGCACCGTGCTGGCGATCATCGTGGAGGCGATCGCGCACCCCAAGGGCTGGTCGTTGAACACCCCGAAGCTGCCCGAGAAGATCGTCAGCTCGCCCGACCTGTCGCTGCTGGGCCACTTCAACGTGCTCGACTCGTGGTCGCGGGCCGGCTGGCTGGTCGTCGTGATGTTCATCTTCACGCTGCTGATCACCGACTTCTTCGACACCATGGGCACGATGGTCGCCGTGGGGCAGGAGGGTGAGCTCCTCGACTCCGAGGGCATGCCCCCGCGTACGAAGGAAATCCTGCTCGTCGACTCGGTGGCGGCCGCGGCCGGTGGTGCGGCCAGCGTCTCCAGCAACACGTCGTACATCGAGAGCGCGGCCGGCGTCGGCGAAGGAGCCCGTACGGGTGCCGCCAACCTCGTGACGGGCGTGCTCTTCCTGCTCGCGATGTTCCTGGCCCCGCTGGTCTCGGTGGTGCCGTTCGAGGCCGCGTCGACCGCGCTCGTGGTGGTCGGCTTCCTGATGATGACCGCCGTGAAGCAGATCGACTGGGCCGACTACACGATCGCCGTGCCCGCGTTCCTGGCCATCACGTTGATGCCGTTCACCTATTCGATCTCCAACGGCATCGGCGCCGGGATCATCACCTACGTGCTGCTCAAGGCGGTCACCGGCCGGGCCCGCGAGGTCCACCCCATCCTGTACGGCGTGGCCGCGCTCTTCGTCCTCTACTTCTTGCGCGGTCCGCTGGAGACTTGGATCCTGTGA
- a CDS encoding DUF2530 domain-containing protein produces the protein MVPFAVGGLAAFAVAALIVWLADGPDRWLQICVAGFLCGIPGLITMIVHDRHRKRRRLLSHPEFRVTSQL, from the coding sequence ATGGTCCCGTTCGCGGTCGGCGGGCTGGCCGCTTTCGCCGTCGCCGCCCTGATCGTGTGGCTGGCCGACGGCCCCGACCGATGGCTGCAGATCTGCGTGGCCGGCTTCCTCTGCGGCATCCCGGGCCTGATCACGATGATCGTGCACGACCGGCATCGCAAGCGCCGCCGGCTGCTCAGTCACCCCGAGTTTCGGGTGACCTCTCAGCTGTGA
- a CDS encoding DUF3027 domain-containing protein, with the protein MGDNGYVTTRTTTRAARLDQVCADAVGVARGAITDVDPADVGDHLEAIAEGDRVVTHLFESHLAGYRGWRWAVTVTRVPRSRHVTICETVLLPGPDALLAPGWVPWNERLQPGDLGVGDLMPTAPDDERLAQGYVLSDDPAVEEVSWELGLGRSRVMSREGRIDTAQRWYDGEAGPEAPISVAAPRNARCGACGFYLPLAGSMRSMFGVCGNLYAPDDGRAVSADHGCGAHSEALLGAPEQQTPPVDELPTVYDDSEVESVAVSRGHGSVEESEPAEDYGHS; encoded by the coding sequence GTGGGGGACAATGGATATGTGACGACTCGGACCACCACCCGCGCTGCCCGCCTCGACCAGGTTTGTGCCGATGCGGTCGGCGTCGCACGTGGTGCGATCACCGATGTGGACCCGGCCGACGTGGGCGACCACCTCGAGGCCATCGCCGAGGGCGACCGGGTCGTGACCCACCTCTTCGAGAGCCACCTCGCGGGCTATCGCGGCTGGCGCTGGGCCGTCACGGTGACCCGGGTGCCGCGCAGCCGCCACGTCACCATCTGCGAGACGGTGCTGCTGCCCGGCCCCGACGCGCTGCTGGCCCCGGGCTGGGTGCCGTGGAACGAGCGGCTGCAGCCCGGCGACCTCGGTGTGGGCGACCTCATGCCGACCGCCCCCGACGACGAGCGCCTGGCCCAGGGTTATGTGCTGAGCGACGACCCCGCCGTCGAGGAGGTCAGCTGGGAGCTGGGCCTCGGCCGCTCCCGGGTGATGTCCCGCGAGGGCCGCATCGACACCGCCCAGCGGTGGTATGACGGCGAGGCCGGTCCGGAGGCGCCGATCTCGGTGGCCGCCCCGCGCAACGCCCGCTGCGGCGCCTGCGGGTTCTACCTGCCGCTGGCCGGCTCGATGCGTTCGATGTTCGGTGTCTGCGGCAACCTCTACGCGCCCGACGACGGCCGCGCGGTGAGCGCCGACCACGGCTGCGGGGCCCACTCCGAGGCTCTGCTGGGCGCGCCCGAGCAGCAGACGCCGCCGGTCGACGAGCTGCCCACGGTCTACGACGACAGTGAGGTCGAGTCAGTAGCGGTCAGCCGCGGTCACGGCTCGGTCGAGGAGAGCGAGCCGGCCGAGGATTACGGTCACAGCTGA